A genome region from Streptomyces xanthophaeus includes the following:
- a CDS encoding cytochrome P450 — MSVGTNSGADTGKAVPGLAGVPLLGSLLDLKSDSLGTYLRAQHQHGDLVRITAGPPGMRAELYCVFSPAGVQQVLASDAARFRKDNHFYQEVRESFGNGLLTSQDEDYLRQRRLVQPLFTRRRVDSYAEVIAAETASVLAAWGDAPGGVVDVSDEMTHLALRAVARILFGTDVEATADVVTECFPVITDYVLRRGYSPANIPRDWPTPGNRRAAAAMDELYGVCDRIIAERRRAGAEAGAGADAGAGAPGEDLLTLLAGARSSDDGEFDAAELRDQVLIFLLAGHETTATSLCFALHLLARHPEEQSRAREEISRVLGGRTPGAADLDRLPYLTQVLKEAMRLYPAAPVIGRKAVAATRIGEHTVPAGADVILAPWVTHRHPDHWPDPDRFDPERFTPEAEAGRPRYAWFPFGGGPRACIGQHFSMLESVTALAMILRAYAFEAVDTEIPVGAGITLRTNGPARCRIRRLDA; from the coding sequence ATGTCAGTGGGAACGAACTCCGGAGCGGATACGGGGAAGGCGGTGCCGGGGCTTGCCGGGGTGCCGTTGCTCGGGTCGCTCCTCGACCTGAAGTCCGACTCCCTCGGTACCTATCTGCGGGCCCAGCACCAGCACGGCGACCTGGTACGGATCACGGCCGGTCCGCCCGGGATGCGTGCCGAGTTGTACTGCGTCTTCTCCCCCGCGGGCGTCCAGCAGGTGCTCGCCTCCGACGCGGCCCGCTTCCGCAAGGACAACCACTTCTACCAGGAGGTCCGGGAGTCCTTCGGCAACGGGCTGCTGACCAGTCAGGACGAGGACTACCTGCGCCAGCGCCGCCTCGTGCAGCCGCTGTTCACCCGGCGCCGGGTGGACAGCTACGCCGAGGTGATCGCCGCCGAGACCGCATCGGTCCTCGCCGCCTGGGGCGATGCCCCGGGCGGCGTCGTGGACGTCTCCGACGAGATGACGCACCTCGCCCTGCGCGCCGTCGCCCGCATCCTCTTCGGTACGGACGTCGAGGCCACCGCCGATGTCGTGACCGAGTGTTTCCCGGTCATCACCGACTACGTGCTGCGCCGCGGCTACTCACCGGCCAACATCCCGCGCGACTGGCCCACCCCCGGCAACCGGCGCGCGGCCGCCGCGATGGACGAGCTCTACGGGGTGTGCGACCGGATCATCGCGGAGCGCCGGCGCGCCGGGGCCGAGGCCGGAGCCGGTGCCGACGCCGGTGCCGGCGCTCCCGGCGAGGATCTGCTGACGCTGCTCGCCGGCGCCCGCAGCTCGGACGACGGGGAGTTCGACGCCGCCGAGCTGCGCGACCAGGTGCTGATCTTCCTGCTCGCCGGGCACGAGACGACCGCCACCTCCCTCTGCTTCGCCCTGCACCTGCTGGCCCGCCATCCCGAGGAGCAGTCCCGGGCCCGCGAGGAGATCTCCCGCGTCCTGGGCGGCCGTACGCCCGGCGCCGCCGACCTGGACCGGCTTCCGTACCTCACCCAGGTCCTCAAGGAGGCGATGCGGCTCTATCCGGCCGCGCCGGTCATCGGGCGCAAGGCCGTCGCCGCCACCCGGATCGGGGAGCACACCGTCCCCGCGGGCGCGGACGTGATCCTGGCGCCCTGGGTGACGCACCGCCACCCCGACCACTGGCCCGACCCGGACCGCTTCGACCCCGAGCGCTTCACGCCCGAGGCGGAGGCGGGGCGGCCGCGCTACGCCTGGTTCCCGTTCGGCGGCGGTCCGCGTGCGTGCATCGGGCAGCACTTCTCGATGCTGGAGTCGGTGACAGCGCTGGCGATGATCCTGCGGGCCTACGCGTTCGAGGCCGTGGACACCGAGATCCCGGTCGGCGCCGGGATCACCCTGCGGACGAACGGCCCGGCGCGCTGCCGGATCCGCCGCCTGGACGCGTGA
- a CDS encoding MFS transporter codes for MDPNASPSNSGTEGKVRGSGSALALFVIASCQLMVVLDITIVNIALPHIQTALDFSTESLSWVVNAYTLAFGGLLLLGGRTGDILGRKRVFIFGVLLFGLASLLGGLAQNEGQLMAARALQGVGGAIASPTSLALITTTFREGPARNRAFGVFAGVSAAGGAIGLLAGGILVEWLDWRWVLFVNVPIAIVIAVLATKVLHESERHPGHFDFAGALLSTLGMVSLVYGFIRASQEGWRDPVTLGSFGAAVVLLTLFILNERRSPQPITPLHMFADRNRAGTYGIMLMLACAIFGMFFFLTLFVQIVLGFSPIQAGLAFLPVSAVIAVAAAITAKLLPKFGPKPFMVTGALSSAAGLAWLTQTDVNSTYLGSILGPMLLFALGMGLQFVSLTLMALSNVTDRESGAASGLLNTMQQVGGSLGLSILVTVYGTASRNEAKQQIPDFLSTAGPVQKAFFQRTGQLPKPWGDQVLTSGISSAFVVASLFTLVGALIALFVIQVRPSDLARLQGNHKPAVDDRT; via the coding sequence GTGGATCCGAACGCATCGCCGAGCAACAGCGGGACCGAAGGCAAGGTCCGGGGGAGTGGCAGCGCACTCGCCCTGTTCGTCATCGCCTCCTGCCAACTCATGGTGGTTCTCGACATCACGATCGTGAACATCGCGCTGCCGCACATCCAGACCGCTCTCGACTTCTCGACCGAGAGCCTTTCCTGGGTCGTCAACGCCTACACCCTCGCCTTCGGCGGACTTCTGCTCCTCGGCGGCCGCACCGGCGACATCCTCGGCCGCAAACGCGTCTTCATCTTCGGCGTCCTGCTCTTCGGGCTTGCCTCGCTGCTCGGCGGACTCGCCCAGAACGAGGGCCAGCTGATGGCCGCACGCGCCCTCCAGGGCGTCGGCGGCGCCATCGCCTCGCCGACCTCCCTCGCGCTGATCACCACCACCTTCCGCGAAGGCCCGGCCCGAAACCGGGCGTTCGGCGTGTTCGCCGGCGTCTCGGCCGCCGGCGGCGCGATCGGACTCCTCGCGGGCGGCATCCTCGTCGAATGGCTCGACTGGCGCTGGGTGCTCTTCGTCAACGTCCCCATCGCCATCGTGATCGCCGTGCTGGCCACCAAGGTCCTGCACGAATCCGAACGCCACCCGGGACACTTCGACTTCGCGGGCGCGCTGCTGTCCACCCTGGGCATGGTCTCGCTCGTCTACGGCTTCATCAGGGCGTCCCAGGAGGGCTGGCGCGACCCGGTCACCCTCGGCTCCTTCGGCGCCGCCGTGGTCCTGCTGACCCTCTTCATCCTCAACGAACGGCGCTCGCCGCAGCCGATCACCCCGCTGCACATGTTCGCCGACCGCAACCGCGCCGGGACCTACGGCATCATGCTCATGCTCGCCTGCGCGATCTTCGGAATGTTCTTCTTCCTGACCCTCTTCGTGCAGATCGTGCTGGGCTTCAGCCCGATCCAGGCCGGCCTCGCCTTCCTGCCGGTCAGCGCGGTGATCGCCGTGGCCGCCGCGATCACCGCGAAACTGCTGCCGAAGTTCGGCCCCAAGCCCTTCATGGTCACCGGTGCGCTGTCCTCGGCGGCCGGACTCGCCTGGCTGACACAGACCGACGTCAACTCGACGTACCTCGGCAGCATCCTGGGCCCGATGCTCCTCTTCGCCCTCGGCATGGGCCTGCAGTTCGTCTCTCTGACGCTGATGGCCCTGTCCAACGTCACCGACCGGGAGTCGGGAGCGGCCTCCGGGCTTCTGAACACGATGCAACAGGTGGGCGGCTCGCTGGGCCTGTCGATCCTGGTGACCGTCTACGGCACGGCGAGCCGCAACGAGGCCAAGCAGCAGATCCCGGACTTCCTCAGCACCGCCGGCCCGGTGCAGAAGGCCTTCTTCCAGCGCACCGGGCAGCTCCCGAAACCGTGGGGCGACCAGGTCCTCACCTCGGGCATCAGTTCGGCCTTCGTCGTGGCGTCCCTGTTCACCCTGGTCGGAGCGCTGATCGCGCTGTTCGTCATCCAGGTCCGCCCCTCGGACCTCGCACGCCTGCAGGGCAACCACAAGCCGGCGGTCGACGACCGGACCTGA
- a CDS encoding aminotransferase class IV family protein: MMELDGAPADPEAVKALALVNYGHFTSMRVDDQRVRGLSLHLERLQRDCRAVFATELEMDRVREYICRAVAGRDGSFVVRVSVFDPALDMGHPSAPATPHVLVTSRPTGRLPMPPMRVRTVPYVRDVPAVKHVGLFGALHARRVAQLDGFDDALFYGPDELISEGGTWNVGFIDNDGNVIWPEAEVLPGVTMALLQQQHRHTITHVTRHEAHRMQAAFATNTSIGVRAVSAIDSTQFPTEHPVLAALREGYLAAPGDLVQPGGGRARG, encoded by the coding sequence ATGATGGAACTCGATGGAGCCCCTGCCGATCCCGAGGCGGTGAAGGCGCTCGCGCTGGTCAACTACGGACACTTCACGTCGATGCGGGTCGACGACCAGCGCGTGCGGGGCCTGTCCCTGCACCTGGAGCGCCTGCAACGAGACTGCCGTGCGGTCTTCGCCACCGAACTGGAGATGGACCGCGTCCGCGAATACATCTGCCGGGCGGTCGCGGGCCGGGACGGTTCGTTCGTCGTCCGTGTCAGCGTCTTCGACCCGGCCCTCGACATGGGACATCCCTCGGCGCCGGCAACGCCGCATGTCCTGGTGACCAGCCGTCCCACGGGCCGGCTTCCGATGCCGCCCATGCGGGTCAGAACCGTCCCCTACGTGCGTGACGTTCCTGCGGTCAAGCACGTCGGCCTCTTCGGTGCCCTCCACGCCCGGCGCGTCGCACAGCTCGACGGGTTCGACGACGCCCTGTTCTACGGGCCGGACGAGCTGATCAGCGAGGGCGGCACCTGGAACGTGGGCTTCATCGACAACGACGGGAACGTGATCTGGCCCGAGGCCGAAGTCCTCCCCGGGGTCACCATGGCCCTCCTCCAGCAGCAGCACCGCCACACGATCACGCACGTCACGCGGCACGAAGCACACCGGATGCAGGCCGCGTTCGCCACCAACACGAGCATCGGCGTGCGGGCCGTCAGCGCGATCGACTCCACGCAGTTCCCCACCGAGCACCCGGTGCTGGCCGCCCTGCGTGAGGGGTACCTGGCGGCCCCCGGCGACCTCGTCCAGCCGGGCGGGGGCCGGGCACGGGGGTAG
- a CDS encoding MarR family winged helix-turn-helix transcriptional regulator yields the protein MTTEENGPLVPARLRELPSRLLGQASTHAQRLVTEGLNGADAHKWHYAALVALEESGPASQATLSARTGIHRSDLVAVINELAARALVERTPDPEDRRRNVITLTPPGRRQLRTLEQILAAAQEELLAPLSAQEREQLTRLLGRIVDHHAYGHPVMGPDGR from the coding sequence ATGACCACGGAAGAGAACGGCCCCCTCGTCCCCGCACGGCTGCGCGAACTGCCCAGCCGCCTGCTGGGGCAGGCTTCCACGCACGCACAGCGACTCGTGACCGAGGGCCTGAACGGGGCGGATGCCCACAAATGGCACTATGCGGCCCTGGTCGCCCTGGAGGAGTCCGGCCCGGCGAGCCAGGCCACCCTCAGCGCCCGCACCGGCATCCACCGCAGCGATCTGGTCGCCGTCATCAACGAACTCGCCGCACGCGCACTGGTGGAACGGACCCCCGACCCCGAGGACCGCAGGCGCAACGTCATCACCCTCACCCCGCCCGGCCGGCGGCAACTGCGCACACTGGAACAGATCCTCGCCGCGGCCCAGGAGGAACTGCTGGCCCCGCTGTCTGCCCAGGAGCGGGAGCAGCTCACCCGCCTGCTGGGCCGCATCGTCGACCATCACGCGTACGGACACCCCGTCATGGGGCCTGATGGCCGGTAA
- a CDS encoding helix-turn-helix domain-containing protein, whose translation MADDYLVRIGKLIRDARQHRGWTQSQLADALGTSQSAVNRIERGNQNISLEMIARIGEALDSEIVSLGYAGPMHLRVVGGRRLSGAIDVKTSKNACVALLCASLLNKGRTVLRRVARIEEVYRLLEVLNSIGVRTRWINDGVDLELIPPARLDMEAMDADAARRTRSIIMFLGPLLHRMETFRLPYAGGCDLGTRTIEPHMIALRRFGLDITATEGIYHAKVVPGISPDRPIVLTERGDTVTENALLAAARHDGVTVIRNASSNYMVQDLCFFLEALGVRVDGVGTTTLTVHGVPSIDVDVDYSPSEDPVEAMSLLAAAVVTESELTIRRVPIEFMEIELAVLEEMGLDHDRSAEYTADNGRTRLVDLTVRPSKLEAPIDKIHPMPFPGLNIDNVPFFAAIAAVAQGQTLIHDWVYDNRAIYLTDLNRLGGRLQLLDPHRVLVEGPTRWRAAEMMCPPALRPAVVVLLAMMAAEGTSVLRNVYVINRGYEELAERLNSVGAQIEIFRDI comes from the coding sequence ATGGCAGACGACTACCTCGTACGCATCGGCAAGCTCATCCGTGACGCCCGGCAGCACCGGGGCTGGACACAGAGTCAGCTCGCCGACGCCCTCGGCACCAGCCAGAGCGCAGTGAACCGCATCGAGCGCGGCAACCAGAACATCAGCCTTGAGATGATCGCCCGAATCGGCGAAGCGCTCGACAGCGAGATCGTCTCCCTGGGCTACGCCGGCCCGATGCACCTGCGCGTGGTGGGCGGCCGCCGTCTGTCCGGCGCCATCGACGTCAAGACGAGCAAGAACGCGTGCGTCGCCCTGCTCTGCGCCTCGCTGCTCAACAAGGGCCGTACGGTGCTGAGGCGGGTGGCCCGCATCGAGGAGGTCTACCGCCTGCTGGAGGTCCTGAACTCCATCGGCGTGCGCACCCGCTGGATCAACGACGGCGTGGACCTGGAGCTGATCCCGCCGGCCCGCCTCGACATGGAGGCCATGGACGCGGACGCGGCCCGCCGGACCCGGAGCATCATCATGTTCCTGGGCCCGCTGCTGCACCGGATGGAAACGTTCCGCCTGCCCTACGCGGGCGGTTGCGACCTCGGCACCCGCACCATCGAGCCGCACATGATCGCCCTGCGCCGCTTCGGCCTGGACATCACCGCGACCGAGGGCATCTACCACGCGAAGGTCGTCCCCGGGATCTCCCCGGACCGCCCGATCGTGCTGACCGAGCGCGGGGACACCGTCACCGAGAACGCGCTGCTGGCCGCCGCCCGGCACGACGGCGTGACCGTCATCCGCAACGCCTCCTCCAACTACATGGTCCAGGACCTGTGCTTCTTCCTGGAGGCCCTGGGTGTCCGGGTCGACGGCGTCGGCACCACCACGCTCACCGTCCACGGCGTCCCGAGCATCGACGTGGACGTGGACTACTCCCCCTCCGAGGACCCGGTCGAGGCGATGAGCCTGCTCGCCGCCGCGGTCGTCACGGAGTCGGAACTCACCATCCGCCGGGTGCCGATCGAGTTCATGGAGATCGAGCTCGCCGTCCTGGAGGAGATGGGCCTGGACCACGACCGCTCGGCGGAGTACACGGCCGACAACGGCCGCACCCGCCTGGTCGACCTCACCGTCCGCCCCTCGAAGCTCGAAGCCCCGATCGACAAGATCCACCCCATGCCGTTCCCCGGGCTGAACATCGACAACGTCCCCTTCTTCGCGGCCATCGCCGCCGTGGCGCAGGGCCAGACCCTGATCCACGACTGGGTGTACGACAACCGGGCCATCTACCTGACGGACCTGAACCGCCTCGGCGGCCGCCTCCAGCTCCTCGACCCCCACCGCGTCCTGGTCGAGGGCCCCACGCGCTGGCGCGCGGCGGAAATGATGTGCCCGCCGGCCCTGCGCCCGGCGGTGGTCGTCCTCCTGGCGATGATGGCGGCCGAGGGCACCTCGGTGCTGCGCAACGTCTACGTGATCAACCGCGGCTACGAGGAACTGGCCGAGCGCCTCAACTCGGTGGGCGCCCAGATCGAGATCTTCCGCGACATCTAG
- a CDS encoding class II glutamine amidotransferase encodes MCRWLAYSGTPLLLETILYKPAHSLIDQSLHSKLGVETTNGDGFGVGWYTGEDTATPATFRDIGPAWNNRNLREIADHVRSPLFFAHIRASTGTAVQQTNCHPFRHGRWLFMHNGAITDFHRMRRELTLLIDPALYPDVEGSTDSEVMFHLALTLGLEADPPGAVARMAGVVERVGREHGVEYPLQMTLAISDGERLWAFRYSTRGESRSLFYSSRVDALRRLHPDMEFLQEISDETRMVVSEPLGDLPGAWNEVPESTFGIVGGPGGDSLHPFTPQAA; translated from the coding sequence ATGTGTCGGTGGCTCGCGTATTCGGGAACACCCCTGCTGCTCGAAACCATCCTCTACAAACCGGCCCACTCGCTGATCGACCAGAGCCTGCACTCCAAGCTGGGCGTGGAGACGACGAACGGCGACGGATTCGGCGTCGGGTGGTACACGGGGGAGGACACGGCCACTCCGGCGACCTTCCGGGACATCGGCCCCGCCTGGAACAACCGCAACCTGCGGGAGATCGCGGACCACGTCCGGTCCCCGCTGTTCTTCGCCCACATCCGGGCATCGACCGGCACGGCGGTGCAGCAGACGAACTGTCACCCGTTCCGGCACGGCCGCTGGCTGTTCATGCACAACGGGGCCATCACCGACTTCCACCGGATGCGGCGGGAACTCACCCTGCTCATCGACCCCGCGCTGTACCCCGACGTCGAGGGTTCGACGGACTCCGAGGTGATGTTCCACCTGGCGCTCACCCTGGGCCTGGAGGCGGACCCGCCGGGCGCGGTGGCCCGGATGGCGGGCGTGGTGGAGCGCGTCGGCCGTGAGCACGGCGTGGAGTACCCGCTCCAGATGACCCTCGCCATCAGCGACGGCGAACGCCTGTGGGCCTTCCGCTACTCCACCCGGGGTGAGTCGAGGTCGCTGTTCTACAGCAGCCGGGTGGACGCGCTGCGCAGGCTGCACCCCGACATGGAGTTCCTCCAGGAAATCTCCGACGAGACCCGCATGGTCGTCTCCGAACCCCTCGGTGACCTCCCCGGCGCCTGGAACGAGGTCCCGGAGAGCACCTTCGGCATCGTCGGAGGCCCCGGCGGGGACTCCCTCCACCCCTTCACCCCGCAGGCGGCGTAG
- a CDS encoding haloalkane dehalogenase, translating to MPTIDVLDSTMYYEDRGGAGARSGGVPFVFLHGNPTSSHLWRGVLPRIGGGVRVLAPDLIGMGRSGKPGGEYRFEDHARYLDAWFDALGLDEVVLVGQDWGGALAFDRAARHPGRVRGIAFMETIVRPLSWAQYPPAARARFEAIRTPGVGEEMVLDRNIFIEDSIRQTVLNPMSEADRAVYAAPYPTRESRLPMLRWARSLPIDGDPAGVHAVVEKYDAWLSDSPDVPKLLLTFDGSPALMVGPGTVAWCEENVSALETEYCGPAAHLCPEDRPEEIAAALNSWAARHGLAAG from the coding sequence ATGCCCACGATCGACGTACTCGACTCGACGATGTACTACGAGGACCGCGGTGGTGCCGGCGCCCGGTCGGGCGGTGTCCCCTTCGTGTTCCTGCACGGCAACCCGACCTCCTCCCACCTCTGGCGGGGCGTCCTGCCCCGGATCGGGGGCGGGGTCCGCGTCCTGGCCCCGGACCTCATCGGGATGGGCCGCTCCGGAAAGCCGGGCGGGGAGTACCGCTTCGAGGACCACGCCCGCTACCTGGACGCCTGGTTCGACGCCCTCGGGCTCGACGAGGTGGTGCTGGTCGGTCAGGACTGGGGCGGGGCGCTCGCCTTCGACCGGGCCGCCCGCCACCCCGGGCGGGTCCGCGGCATCGCCTTCATGGAGACCATCGTGCGGCCGCTGAGCTGGGCGCAGTACCCGCCCGCCGCGCGGGCCCGGTTCGAGGCGATCCGCACCCCGGGCGTGGGGGAGGAGATGGTCCTGGACCGGAACATCTTCATCGAGGACAGCATCCGGCAGACGGTGCTGAACCCGATGAGCGAGGCGGACCGCGCCGTCTACGCCGCCCCCTACCCGACCCGCGAGAGCCGGCTGCCCATGCTGCGGTGGGCCCGCTCGCTGCCGATCGACGGCGATCCGGCCGGTGTGCACGCCGTCGTCGAGAAGTACGACGCCTGGCTGTCCGACAGCCCGGACGTGCCCAAGCTGCTGCTCACCTTCGACGGCTCACCGGCCCTGATGGTCGGCCCCGGGACGGTCGCCTGGTGCGAGGAGAACGTCTCGGCGCTGGAGACCGAGTACTGCGGCCCGGCCGCCCACCTCTGCCCCGAGGACCGGCCCGAGGAGATTGCCGCCGCGCTCAACTCCTGGGCCGCCCGCCACGGCCTCGCGGCGGGCTGA
- a CDS encoding amidohydrolase codes for MTSSSHLSRRGLLAAAGITGVAGAAGLLGAAPASAAPAPSASSSGGRGSAALVVRNAAVFTGTGGRAPVQAVAVGRDGTILATGTDAALRRYVGRDTEVVDARGNTVMSGIHDGHVHPLGAGERSLSPSLEGAETTLAELQEILTGFLAETGGAGAEPDRWLVVEDWNPVGLLPTGTNPHHTMLDALPTRRPIALVGGDGHNLWANQRALDIAGITAATPDPVGGKVVKGADGRPTGVLKDDAQGLVRRHIPEPTRADLVAACAKVLELAAASGVTTMMDALVGRHELELYQALSAAGKLPQRIVPAIRLEAEQTRDPAGSLAYARGLRREFAGVRGLRFGMVKVFLDGVIEYPAQTAALLEPYLDGQGRPTGNRGELYTSAADYGRLSAAFNKAGWQMHAHGLGDRAVRTALDGYAYAKRVTGLRDARNAVAHLQLVDPADLRRFAQLGVTACMQLQWAAKDTWTMEALLPYIGPGRHRWMYPARSLEKAGARLSGGSDWPVDALQVWNQLRTAIDRQGAFGAGPLYRELEGLGREAVLRMHTSGTAWQLRQEELTGTVEPGRAADLVVLDRDVTRCPVADISGTGVRMTLVGGRVVHDADSASGRAASARVAGAASGPRPASYAAVHAGGRHHACKH; via the coding sequence ATGACGTCTTCTTCGCACCTTTCCCGCCGGGGACTCCTCGCCGCCGCGGGGATCACCGGGGTCGCCGGGGCCGCGGGCCTGCTGGGCGCCGCTCCGGCCTCGGCCGCCCCGGCGCCCTCGGCCTCGTCCTCCGGCGGGCGCGGTTCGGCGGCCCTGGTGGTCCGCAACGCCGCGGTGTTCACCGGGACCGGCGGCCGGGCTCCCGTCCAGGCCGTCGCGGTCGGCCGGGACGGCACGATCCTGGCCACCGGGACGGACGCGGCCCTGCGCCGGTACGTGGGCCGGGACACCGAGGTCGTCGACGCCCGGGGCAACACGGTCATGAGCGGCATCCACGACGGCCACGTCCACCCGCTCGGCGCGGGCGAGCGCTCGCTGTCCCCCTCGCTGGAGGGCGCGGAGACCACCCTGGCCGAGCTCCAGGAGATCCTGACCGGCTTCCTCGCCGAGACGGGCGGCGCGGGCGCGGAGCCCGACCGCTGGCTGGTGGTCGAGGACTGGAACCCGGTCGGGCTGCTCCCCACGGGCACCAACCCCCACCACACGATGCTGGACGCGCTCCCGACCCGGCGGCCGATCGCCCTCGTCGGCGGCGACGGGCACAACCTGTGGGCCAACCAGCGGGCCCTGGACATCGCCGGGATCACGGCGGCCACGCCCGACCCGGTCGGCGGCAAGGTGGTCAAGGGCGCGGACGGGCGGCCGACGGGCGTCCTCAAGGACGACGCCCAGGGCCTGGTCCGGCGGCACATACCGGAGCCCACCCGGGCCGACCTGGTCGCGGCCTGCGCCAAGGTGCTGGAGCTGGCGGCCGCCTCCGGGGTCACGACGATGATGGACGCGCTGGTGGGGCGGCACGAACTGGAGCTTTACCAGGCGCTGTCGGCGGCGGGGAAGCTGCCGCAGCGGATCGTCCCGGCGATCCGGCTGGAGGCGGAGCAGACCAGGGACCCGGCGGGGTCGCTGGCGTACGCGCGGGGCCTGCGGCGGGAGTTCGCGGGCGTACGGGGGCTGCGGTTCGGGATGGTCAAGGTGTTCCTGGACGGGGTCATCGAGTACCCGGCGCAGACCGCCGCACTGCTGGAGCCCTACCTCGACGGGCAGGGCCGGCCGACCGGCAACCGGGGCGAGCTGTACACCTCGGCGGCGGACTACGGCCGGCTCAGCGCCGCCTTCAACAAGGCGGGCTGGCAGATGCACGCCCACGGACTCGGCGACCGTGCGGTACGCACCGCTCTGGACGGGTACGCGTACGCCAAGCGGGTGACGGGACTGCGGGACGCCCGCAACGCCGTGGCGCACCTGCAGCTCGTGGACCCGGCGGACCTGCGGCGTTTCGCGCAGCTGGGGGTCACGGCGTGCATGCAGCTCCAGTGGGCGGCGAAGGACACCTGGACGATGGAGGCGCTCCTTCCCTACATCGGCCCCGGGCGGCACCGGTGGATGTACCCGGCGCGGAGCCTGGAGAAGGCGGGGGCGCGGCTGTCGGGCGGCTCCGACTGGCCGGTGGACGCCCTCCAGGTGTGGAACCAGCTGCGGACGGCGATCGACCGCCAGGGCGCCTTCGGCGCGGGCCCGCTGTACCGCGAACTGGAGGGCCTCGGCCGGGAGGCGGTGCTGCGGATGCACACGTCGGGGACGGCGTGGCAGCTGCGTCAGGAGGAGCTGACGGGCACGGTGGAGCCGGGCAGGGCGGCGGACCTGGTGGTGCTGGACCGGGACGTGACGCGCTGCCCGGTGGCCGACATCAGCGGGACGGGGGTACGGATGACCCTGGTCGGCGGCCGCGTGGTGCACGACGCGGATTCGGCGTCGGGCCGGGCGGCCTCGGCGCGGGTGGCGGGCGCCGCCTCGGGCCCGCGCCCGGCCTCGTACGCGGCGGTGCACGCCGGGGGGCGGCACCACGCCTGCAAGCACTGA
- a CDS encoding FBP domain-containing protein, which translates to MEPLTEKQIRSSFVNCTKGEAARLRLPLDFAELPWKDLDFLGWVDPGAPLRAHLVLPREGGGGPLGISLRVPAVGRTSVVKSSLCQICLTGHASSGVTLLAAPLAGARGREGNTVGTYICADLACPLYVRGKRQPKLRAGRYEESLTLDERLARMSDNLDAFAARVTAA; encoded by the coding sequence GTGGAACCACTCACCGAGAAACAGATCCGCTCATCCTTCGTGAACTGCACGAAGGGCGAGGCGGCGCGGCTGCGGCTACCGCTCGACTTTGCCGAACTGCCCTGGAAGGACCTGGACTTCCTGGGGTGGGTGGACCCGGGAGCGCCCCTGCGGGCCCATCTCGTGCTGCCCCGGGAGGGCGGTGGCGGCCCGCTGGGGATCTCGCTGCGCGTACCGGCCGTCGGCCGCACCAGCGTGGTGAAGTCCAGCCTGTGCCAGATCTGCCTGACCGGTCACGCCTCCTCCGGGGTCACCCTGCTGGCCGCCCCGCTGGCGGGCGCCCGCGGCCGCGAGGGCAACACGGTCGGCACGTACATCTGCGCGGACCTCGCCTGCCCCCTGTACGTACGCGGCAAGCGCCAGCCGAAGCTGCGCGCCGGGCGGTACGAGGAGTCCCTGACGCTGGACGAGCGGCTCGCCCGCATGTCCGACAACCTGGACGCCTTCGCGGCCCGCGTCACCGCGGCGTAG